The proteins below are encoded in one region of Oryzias melastigma strain HK-1 linkage group LG7, ASM292280v2, whole genome shotgun sequence:
- the col2a1a gene encoding collagen, type II, alpha 1a isoform X1, with protein MFSFVDSRTVLLLVASQVVLLSMVRCQEEDDEDAGACIQDEQQYNNKDVWKPEPCRICVCDSGAVLCDEIICEEIKECASPVIPSGECCPICPADASAPIETIGAKGQKGEPGDIANVVGPKGPPGPMGPPGEQGPRGEAGAKGDKGNIGPRGRDGEPGTPGNPGPPGPPGPPGPPGLGGNFAAQMAGGSDEKAGGAQMGVMQGPMGPMGPRGPPGPSGAPGPQGFQGGPGEPGEPGPAGPMGPRGPPGPSGKPGSDGESGKPGKPGERGPAGPQGARGFPGTPGLPGIKGHRGHPGLDGAKGETGAAGAKGEAGSSGENGAPGPMGPRGLPGERGRPGASGAAGARGNDGLPGPAGPPGPVGPAGAPGFPGSPGAKGEAGPTGLRGAEGPQGPRGEAGTPGSPGPAGASGNPGTDGIPGAKGSAGAPGIAGAPGFPGPRGPPGPQGATGPLGPKGQSGDPGLPGFKGEAGPKGELGPVGPQGPPGPAGEEGKRGARGEPGGAGPLGPPGERGPPGNRGFPGQDGLAGAKGAPGDRGVAGAAGPKGATGDPGRTGEPGLPGARGLTGRPGDAGPQGKVGPSGAPGEDGRPGPPGPLGARGQPGVMGFPGPKGANGEPGKPGEKGLVGRPGLRGLPGKDGETGSAGPPGPAGPAGERGEQGQPGPSGFQGLPGPTGPPGEPGKPGDQGVSGEGGAPGAVGPRGERGFPGERGGAGPQGLQGPRGLPGTPGSDGPKGAIGPAGAAGPQGPPGLQGMPGERGAGGIPGAKGDRGDNGQKGPEGAPGKDGARGLTGPIGPPGPSGPNGAKGETGPTGPIGAAGVRGAPGDRGEVGPPGPAGFAGPPGADGQPGVKGELGEPGQKGESGAPGPQGPSGAPGPVGPTGVSGPKGARGAQGAPGATGFPGAAGRVGPPGPNGNPGPVGPAGSAGKDGPKGTRGDAGPPGRPGDAGLRGPAGPPGEKGEPGEEGKAGTDGPPGPQGLAGSRGIVGLPGQRGERGFPGLPGPSGEPGKQGASGGTGDRGPPGPVGPPGLTGPAGEPGREGTPGSDGPPGRDGATGIKGERGNTGPAGPPGAPGAPGSPGPVGPLGKQGDRGENGAQGPAGPPGSAGARGIAGPQGPRGDKGEAGEPGERGQKGHRGFTGLQGLPGPPGPAGDSGPAGPAGPSGAKGPPGPVGPAGKDGNNGQAGPIGPPGPRGRSGESGPAGPPGNPGPPGPPGPPGPGIDLSAFAGLGQTEKSPDPLRYMRADEASSSLRQHDVEVDSSLKSLNNQIENMRSPDGTQKNPARTCRDLKLCHPEWKSGDFWIDPNLGCTADAIKVFCNMETGETCVYPRISKVPKKNWWSNKSKSLKHIWFGETISGGFHFSYGQDGPIPNSANIQLNFMRLLSTEASQNLTYHCKNSIAYMDQATGNLKKALVLQGSNDVEIRAEGNSRFTYSVMEDGCKRHTGRWSKTVFEYKTVKTSRLPIVDIAPMDIGGADQEFGVDIGPVCFL; from the exons ATGTTCAGCTTTGTGGACTCAAGGACTGTTCTGCTACTTGTAGCATCTCAAGTTGTTTTACTATCCATGGTTAGATGTCAGGAGGAGGACGACG AGGATGCAGGTGCCTGCATCCAGGATGAGCAGCAGTATAACAATAAGGATGTGTGGAAGCCAGAGCCCTGCCGcatctgtgtgtgtgacagCGGGGCGGTTCTGTGCGATGAAATTATCTGCGAGGAGATCAAAGAGTGCGCCAGCCCTGTCATCCCATCTGGAGAGTGCTGCCCCATCTGCCCGGCTGATGCCAGTGCGCCCATTg AGACGATTGGTGCAAAG GGCCAAAAAGGAGAACCGGGAGACATTGCAAAT gttgtAGGACCTAAGGGACCACCAGGCCCCATG GGCCCCCCAGGTGAGCAAGGACCACGTGGAGAGGCTGGTGCTAAGGGTGATAAG GGAAATATTGGACCTCGAGGACGAGATGGTGAACCTGGGACCCCCGGAAACCCCGGACCCCCTGGCCCACCTGGCCCACCTGGACCCCCAGGACTTGGAGGG AACTTTGCTGCTCAGATGGCTGGAGGTTCTGATGAGAAGGCCGGCGGTGCTCAGATGGGAGTGATGCAAGGACCAATG GGTCCCATGGGTCCTCGTGGTCCACCTGGACCTTCTGGAGCTCCT GGGCCACAGGGTTTCCAAGGTGGGCCAGGAGAGCCTGGAGAGCCAGGTCCAGCT GGACCTATGGGACCTCGTGGACCACCTGGACCTTCTGGGAAACCAGGAAGTGAT gGAGAATCTGGAAAACCTGGAAAACCTGGTGAGCGTGGACCTGCAGGGCCTCAG GGAGCTCGTGGATTCCCTGGAACTCCTGGACTTCCTGGAATCAAAGGACACAGA GGACACCCTGGCCTGGATGGAGCTAAGGGAGAAACTGGTGCTGCAGGGGCGAAG GGTGAGGCTGGCTCTTCTGGAGAGAATGGAGCACCTGGACCCATG GGTCCACGTGGTCTGCCTGGTGAGAGGGGTCGTCCTGGAGCTTCTGGAGCCGCT ggtgctcgTGGAAACGACGGCCTGCCTGGTCCTGCTGGTCCACCT GGCCCAGTTGGTCCTGCTGGAGCTCCCGGGTTCCCAGGATCCCCAGGAGCCAAG GGAGAAGCTGGCCCAACTGGTCTCCGAGGAGCTGAAGGACCACAGGGACCCCGTGGAGAGGCCGGTACGCCAGGATCTCCTGGACCTGCAGGAGCATCG GGTAACCCAGGAACTGATGGTATCCCTGGGGCAAAAGGATCCGCC GGTGCTCCTGGTATTGCTGGCGCTCCAGGGTTTCCCGGTCCTCGGGGCCCACCGGGACCGCAGGGAGCAACTGGACCTCTGGGGCCCAAAGGGCAGTCT GGAGACCCTGGTCTTCCGGGATTCAAAGGTGAAGCTGGACCAAAGGGAGAGCTT GGTCCTGTTGGTCCTCAAGGTCCCCCTGGCCCGGCTGGAGAAGAAGGAAAGAGGGGTGCAAGAGGAGAACCTGGAGGTGCAGGACCACTCGGACCCCCTGGAGAGAGA GGCCCACCTGGTAACCGCGGTTTCCCTGGTCAAGATGGTCTGGCTGGCGCCAAG GGAGCTCCTGGTGACCGTGGTGTCGCTGGTGCTGCCGGCCCTAAAGGCGCTACCGGAGATCCTGGTCGCACTGGAGAGCCCGGCCTCCCTGGAGCCAGA GGTCTTACCGGCCGTCCTGGAGATGCTGGTCCTCAAGGCAAAGTTGGACCTTCT GGGGCCCCTGGTGAGGACGGTCGCCCCGGCCCACCTGGCCCTCTGGGAGCGCGTGGACAGCCTGGAGTGATGGGGTTCCCTGGACCAAAGGGAGCTAAT GGGGAACCAGGAAAACCAGGAGAGAAGGGGCTTGTTGGTCGTCCTGGTTTGAGA GGTCTGCCTGGAAAAGATGGGGAGACTGGCTCTGCTGGACCCCCTGGCCCTGCT GGACCTGCTGGAGAAAGAGGAGAGCAAGGACAGCCTGGACCTTCTGGATTCCAA GGTCTACCTGGGCCAACTGGACCTCCAGGAGAGCCTGGAAAGCCTGGAGACCAG ggtGTTTCTGGAGAGGGTGGAGCTCCTGGTGCTGTTGGACCCCGA GGCGAGCGTGGTTTCCCTGGTGAGAGAGGTGGTGCTGGACCTCAGGGTCTCCAGGGCCCTCGAGGACTTCCAGGAACGCCTGGAAGTGATGGACCAAAG gGAGCAATAGGACCAGCTGGTGCTGCCGGACCACAGGGTCCACCGGGTCTGCAGGGAATGCCGGGAGAGAGAGGAGCCGGTGGAATTCCAGGAGCCAAGGGAGACAGA GGTGATAACGGACAGAAGGGACCTGAGGGTGCTCCTGGAAAGGATGGTGCAAGA GGTTTGACTGGCCCTATTGGTCCTCCTGGCCCATCTGGACCTAACGGTGCCAAG GGTGAGACTGGACCTACTGGCCCCATTGGTGCCGCTGGTGTTCGAGGCGCTCCT GGGGACCGTGGTGAGGTGGGACCTCCAGGGCCTGCAGGTTTTGCCGGACCTCCT GGTGCAGATGGTCAGCCTGGAGTCAAAGGAGAGCTCGGAGAGCCTGGACAGAAAGGTGAATCTGGTGCTCCAGGACCACAAGGACCATCTGGAGCTCCTGGACCTGTA GGACCTACTGGTGTATCTGGACCTAAAGGAGCACGTGGTGCTCAGGGAGCTCCT GGCGCTACAGGTTTCCCTGGAGCTGCTGGCAGAGTTGGACCTCCTGGTCCTAAT GGCAATCCCGGCCCTGTTGGTCCTGCCGGTTCTGCTGGTAAAGACGGGCCAAAGGGTACTCGTGGTGACGCTGGTCCTCCAGGGAGACCGGGAGATGCTGGACTGCGTGGACCCGCTGGACCTCCAGGAGAGAAAGGAGAGCCCGGAGAGGAAGGAAAAGCT GGTACTGATGGACCCCCGGGTCCTCAAGGTCTGGCTGGATCCCGAGGTATTGTTGGTTTGCCTGGTCAGCGAGGAGAAAGGGGATTCCCAGGTCTCCCTGGACCATCC GGAGAGCCTGGCAAACAGGGAGCGTCTGGTGGTACTGGTGACCGTGGACCTCCTGGACCTGTTGGGCCACCTGGACTCACTGGACCTGCTGGAGAGCCCGGCAGAGAG GGAACACCTGGATCAGATGGACCTCCGGGTAGGGATGGAGCCACTGGAATTAAG GGAGAGCGAGGAAACACCGGTCCGGCTGGCCCCCCTGGAGCTCCTGGGGCTCCTGGTTCTCCTGGACCTGTTGGACCTCTTGGCAAGCAGGGTGACAGAGGAGAGAAT GGTGCTCAAGGACCTGCTGGCCCACCTGGATCAGCTGGGGCTAGAGGAATTGCT GGGCCACAAGGACCACGTGGAGATAAGGGCGAGGCTGGTGAGCCTGGAGAAAGAGGGCAGAAGGGTCACCGTGGGTTCACCGGTCTGCAGGGTCTTCCTGGACCCCCT GGTCCTGCTGGAGACTCTGGACCAGCCGGACCTGCAGGACCAAGTGGAGCTAAG GGGCCACCTGGACCAGTTGGACCTGCTGGCAAAGATGGAAACAATGGACAAGCTGGCCCCATTGGACCACCCGGACCTCGTGGACGCTCTGGAGAATCTGGCCCTGCT ggTCCTCCTGGTAATCCCGGACCCCCTGGTCCTCCTGGTCCTCCAGGCCCTGGCATCGACCTGTCTGCCTTTGCCGGCCTGGGTCAGACCGAGAAGTCTCCAGATCCTCTCAGATACATGAGGGCCGATGAGGCCTCCAGCTCCCTGAGGCAGCACGATGTCGAGGTCGATTCCTCGCTCAAATCCCTCAACAACCAGATTGAGAACATGCGCAGCCCAGACGGCACCCAGAAGAACCCTGCTCGCACGTGCAGAGACCTCAAGCTGTGCCATCCTGAGTGGAAGAGCG GTGACTTCTGGATTGATCCTAATCTGGGCTGCACAGCCGACGCCATCAAAGTCTTCTGTAACATGGAGACTGGAGAGACCTGTGTCTACCCAAGAATCAGCAAAGTACCAAAGAAGAACTGGTGGAGCAACAAGAGCAAGAGCCTCAAACACATCTGGTTTGGAGAAACAATCAGCGGAGGCTTCCAC TTCAGCTATGGTCAGGACGGCCCTATTCCCAACTCTGCCAACATCCAGCTGAATTTCATGAGGCTCCTGTCCACTGAAGCATCCCAGAACCTCACCTATCACTGCAAAAACAGTATCGCCTATATGGACCAGGCCACCGGAAACCTCAAGAAGGCTTTGGTTCTGCAGGGATCCAATGATGTGGAAATCCGTGCGGAGGGTAACAGCCGCTTCACCTACAGTGTGATGGAGGATGGCTGCAAG AGACATACAGGCCGGTGGAGCAAGACCGTCTTTGAGTACAAAACAGTGAAAACGTCCCGCCTGCCAATCGTGGACATTGCTCCCATGGACATCGGAGGAGCGGATCAGGAGTTTGGAGTTGACATAGGCCCAGTCTGCTTCTTGTAA
- the col2a1a gene encoding collagen, type II, alpha 1a isoform X2 — translation MFSFVDSRTVLLLVASQVVLLSMVRCQEEDDETIGAKGQKGEPGDIANVVGPKGPPGPMGPPGEQGPRGEAGAKGDKGNIGPRGRDGEPGTPGNPGPPGPPGPPGPPGLGGNFAAQMAGGSDEKAGGAQMGVMQGPMGPMGPRGPPGPSGAPGPQGFQGGPGEPGEPGPAGPMGPRGPPGPSGKPGSDGESGKPGKPGERGPAGPQGARGFPGTPGLPGIKGHRGHPGLDGAKGETGAAGAKGEAGSSGENGAPGPMGPRGLPGERGRPGASGAAGARGNDGLPGPAGPPGPVGPAGAPGFPGSPGAKGEAGPTGLRGAEGPQGPRGEAGTPGSPGPAGASGNPGTDGIPGAKGSAGAPGIAGAPGFPGPRGPPGPQGATGPLGPKGQSGDPGLPGFKGEAGPKGELGPVGPQGPPGPAGEEGKRGARGEPGGAGPLGPPGERGPPGNRGFPGQDGLAGAKGAPGDRGVAGAAGPKGATGDPGRTGEPGLPGARGLTGRPGDAGPQGKVGPSGAPGEDGRPGPPGPLGARGQPGVMGFPGPKGANGEPGKPGEKGLVGRPGLRGLPGKDGETGSAGPPGPAGPAGERGEQGQPGPSGFQGLPGPTGPPGEPGKPGDQGVSGEGGAPGAVGPRGERGFPGERGGAGPQGLQGPRGLPGTPGSDGPKGAIGPAGAAGPQGPPGLQGMPGERGAGGIPGAKGDRGDNGQKGPEGAPGKDGARGLTGPIGPPGPSGPNGAKGETGPTGPIGAAGVRGAPGDRGEVGPPGPAGFAGPPGADGQPGVKGELGEPGQKGESGAPGPQGPSGAPGPVGPTGVSGPKGARGAQGAPGATGFPGAAGRVGPPGPNGNPGPVGPAGSAGKDGPKGTRGDAGPPGRPGDAGLRGPAGPPGEKGEPGEEGKAGTDGPPGPQGLAGSRGIVGLPGQRGERGFPGLPGPSGEPGKQGASGGTGDRGPPGPVGPPGLTGPAGEPGREGTPGSDGPPGRDGATGIKGERGNTGPAGPPGAPGAPGSPGPVGPLGKQGDRGENGAQGPAGPPGSAGARGIAGPQGPRGDKGEAGEPGERGQKGHRGFTGLQGLPGPPGPAGDSGPAGPAGPSGAKGPPGPVGPAGKDGNNGQAGPIGPPGPRGRSGESGPAGPPGNPGPPGPPGPPGPGIDLSAFAGLGQTEKSPDPLRYMRADEASSSLRQHDVEVDSSLKSLNNQIENMRSPDGTQKNPARTCRDLKLCHPEWKSGDFWIDPNLGCTADAIKVFCNMETGETCVYPRISKVPKKNWWSNKSKSLKHIWFGETISGGFHFSYGQDGPIPNSANIQLNFMRLLSTEASQNLTYHCKNSIAYMDQATGNLKKALVLQGSNDVEIRAEGNSRFTYSVMEDGCKRHTGRWSKTVFEYKTVKTSRLPIVDIAPMDIGGADQEFGVDIGPVCFL, via the exons ATGTTCAGCTTTGTGGACTCAAGGACTGTTCTGCTACTTGTAGCATCTCAAGTTGTTTTACTATCCATGGTTAGATGTCAGGAGGAGGACGACG AGACGATTGGTGCAAAG GGCCAAAAAGGAGAACCGGGAGACATTGCAAAT gttgtAGGACCTAAGGGACCACCAGGCCCCATG GGCCCCCCAGGTGAGCAAGGACCACGTGGAGAGGCTGGTGCTAAGGGTGATAAG GGAAATATTGGACCTCGAGGACGAGATGGTGAACCTGGGACCCCCGGAAACCCCGGACCCCCTGGCCCACCTGGCCCACCTGGACCCCCAGGACTTGGAGGG AACTTTGCTGCTCAGATGGCTGGAGGTTCTGATGAGAAGGCCGGCGGTGCTCAGATGGGAGTGATGCAAGGACCAATG GGTCCCATGGGTCCTCGTGGTCCACCTGGACCTTCTGGAGCTCCT GGGCCACAGGGTTTCCAAGGTGGGCCAGGAGAGCCTGGAGAGCCAGGTCCAGCT GGACCTATGGGACCTCGTGGACCACCTGGACCTTCTGGGAAACCAGGAAGTGAT gGAGAATCTGGAAAACCTGGAAAACCTGGTGAGCGTGGACCTGCAGGGCCTCAG GGAGCTCGTGGATTCCCTGGAACTCCTGGACTTCCTGGAATCAAAGGACACAGA GGACACCCTGGCCTGGATGGAGCTAAGGGAGAAACTGGTGCTGCAGGGGCGAAG GGTGAGGCTGGCTCTTCTGGAGAGAATGGAGCACCTGGACCCATG GGTCCACGTGGTCTGCCTGGTGAGAGGGGTCGTCCTGGAGCTTCTGGAGCCGCT ggtgctcgTGGAAACGACGGCCTGCCTGGTCCTGCTGGTCCACCT GGCCCAGTTGGTCCTGCTGGAGCTCCCGGGTTCCCAGGATCCCCAGGAGCCAAG GGAGAAGCTGGCCCAACTGGTCTCCGAGGAGCTGAAGGACCACAGGGACCCCGTGGAGAGGCCGGTACGCCAGGATCTCCTGGACCTGCAGGAGCATCG GGTAACCCAGGAACTGATGGTATCCCTGGGGCAAAAGGATCCGCC GGTGCTCCTGGTATTGCTGGCGCTCCAGGGTTTCCCGGTCCTCGGGGCCCACCGGGACCGCAGGGAGCAACTGGACCTCTGGGGCCCAAAGGGCAGTCT GGAGACCCTGGTCTTCCGGGATTCAAAGGTGAAGCTGGACCAAAGGGAGAGCTT GGTCCTGTTGGTCCTCAAGGTCCCCCTGGCCCGGCTGGAGAAGAAGGAAAGAGGGGTGCAAGAGGAGAACCTGGAGGTGCAGGACCACTCGGACCCCCTGGAGAGAGA GGCCCACCTGGTAACCGCGGTTTCCCTGGTCAAGATGGTCTGGCTGGCGCCAAG GGAGCTCCTGGTGACCGTGGTGTCGCTGGTGCTGCCGGCCCTAAAGGCGCTACCGGAGATCCTGGTCGCACTGGAGAGCCCGGCCTCCCTGGAGCCAGA GGTCTTACCGGCCGTCCTGGAGATGCTGGTCCTCAAGGCAAAGTTGGACCTTCT GGGGCCCCTGGTGAGGACGGTCGCCCCGGCCCACCTGGCCCTCTGGGAGCGCGTGGACAGCCTGGAGTGATGGGGTTCCCTGGACCAAAGGGAGCTAAT GGGGAACCAGGAAAACCAGGAGAGAAGGGGCTTGTTGGTCGTCCTGGTTTGAGA GGTCTGCCTGGAAAAGATGGGGAGACTGGCTCTGCTGGACCCCCTGGCCCTGCT GGACCTGCTGGAGAAAGAGGAGAGCAAGGACAGCCTGGACCTTCTGGATTCCAA GGTCTACCTGGGCCAACTGGACCTCCAGGAGAGCCTGGAAAGCCTGGAGACCAG ggtGTTTCTGGAGAGGGTGGAGCTCCTGGTGCTGTTGGACCCCGA GGCGAGCGTGGTTTCCCTGGTGAGAGAGGTGGTGCTGGACCTCAGGGTCTCCAGGGCCCTCGAGGACTTCCAGGAACGCCTGGAAGTGATGGACCAAAG gGAGCAATAGGACCAGCTGGTGCTGCCGGACCACAGGGTCCACCGGGTCTGCAGGGAATGCCGGGAGAGAGAGGAGCCGGTGGAATTCCAGGAGCCAAGGGAGACAGA GGTGATAACGGACAGAAGGGACCTGAGGGTGCTCCTGGAAAGGATGGTGCAAGA GGTTTGACTGGCCCTATTGGTCCTCCTGGCCCATCTGGACCTAACGGTGCCAAG GGTGAGACTGGACCTACTGGCCCCATTGGTGCCGCTGGTGTTCGAGGCGCTCCT GGGGACCGTGGTGAGGTGGGACCTCCAGGGCCTGCAGGTTTTGCCGGACCTCCT GGTGCAGATGGTCAGCCTGGAGTCAAAGGAGAGCTCGGAGAGCCTGGACAGAAAGGTGAATCTGGTGCTCCAGGACCACAAGGACCATCTGGAGCTCCTGGACCTGTA GGACCTACTGGTGTATCTGGACCTAAAGGAGCACGTGGTGCTCAGGGAGCTCCT GGCGCTACAGGTTTCCCTGGAGCTGCTGGCAGAGTTGGACCTCCTGGTCCTAAT GGCAATCCCGGCCCTGTTGGTCCTGCCGGTTCTGCTGGTAAAGACGGGCCAAAGGGTACTCGTGGTGACGCTGGTCCTCCAGGGAGACCGGGAGATGCTGGACTGCGTGGACCCGCTGGACCTCCAGGAGAGAAAGGAGAGCCCGGAGAGGAAGGAAAAGCT GGTACTGATGGACCCCCGGGTCCTCAAGGTCTGGCTGGATCCCGAGGTATTGTTGGTTTGCCTGGTCAGCGAGGAGAAAGGGGATTCCCAGGTCTCCCTGGACCATCC GGAGAGCCTGGCAAACAGGGAGCGTCTGGTGGTACTGGTGACCGTGGACCTCCTGGACCTGTTGGGCCACCTGGACTCACTGGACCTGCTGGAGAGCCCGGCAGAGAG GGAACACCTGGATCAGATGGACCTCCGGGTAGGGATGGAGCCACTGGAATTAAG GGAGAGCGAGGAAACACCGGTCCGGCTGGCCCCCCTGGAGCTCCTGGGGCTCCTGGTTCTCCTGGACCTGTTGGACCTCTTGGCAAGCAGGGTGACAGAGGAGAGAAT GGTGCTCAAGGACCTGCTGGCCCACCTGGATCAGCTGGGGCTAGAGGAATTGCT GGGCCACAAGGACCACGTGGAGATAAGGGCGAGGCTGGTGAGCCTGGAGAAAGAGGGCAGAAGGGTCACCGTGGGTTCACCGGTCTGCAGGGTCTTCCTGGACCCCCT GGTCCTGCTGGAGACTCTGGACCAGCCGGACCTGCAGGACCAAGTGGAGCTAAG GGGCCACCTGGACCAGTTGGACCTGCTGGCAAAGATGGAAACAATGGACAAGCTGGCCCCATTGGACCACCCGGACCTCGTGGACGCTCTGGAGAATCTGGCCCTGCT ggTCCTCCTGGTAATCCCGGACCCCCTGGTCCTCCTGGTCCTCCAGGCCCTGGCATCGACCTGTCTGCCTTTGCCGGCCTGGGTCAGACCGAGAAGTCTCCAGATCCTCTCAGATACATGAGGGCCGATGAGGCCTCCAGCTCCCTGAGGCAGCACGATGTCGAGGTCGATTCCTCGCTCAAATCCCTCAACAACCAGATTGAGAACATGCGCAGCCCAGACGGCACCCAGAAGAACCCTGCTCGCACGTGCAGAGACCTCAAGCTGTGCCATCCTGAGTGGAAGAGCG GTGACTTCTGGATTGATCCTAATCTGGGCTGCACAGCCGACGCCATCAAAGTCTTCTGTAACATGGAGACTGGAGAGACCTGTGTCTACCCAAGAATCAGCAAAGTACCAAAGAAGAACTGGTGGAGCAACAAGAGCAAGAGCCTCAAACACATCTGGTTTGGAGAAACAATCAGCGGAGGCTTCCAC TTCAGCTATGGTCAGGACGGCCCTATTCCCAACTCTGCCAACATCCAGCTGAATTTCATGAGGCTCCTGTCCACTGAAGCATCCCAGAACCTCACCTATCACTGCAAAAACAGTATCGCCTATATGGACCAGGCCACCGGAAACCTCAAGAAGGCTTTGGTTCTGCAGGGATCCAATGATGTGGAAATCCGTGCGGAGGGTAACAGCCGCTTCACCTACAGTGTGATGGAGGATGGCTGCAAG AGACATACAGGCCGGTGGAGCAAGACCGTCTTTGAGTACAAAACAGTGAAAACGTCCCGCCTGCCAATCGTGGACATTGCTCCCATGGACATCGGAGGAGCGGATCAGGAGTTTGGAGTTGACATAGGCCCAGTCTGCTTCTTGTAA